The proteins below come from a single Mercenaria mercenaria strain notata chromosome 3, MADL_Memer_1, whole genome shotgun sequence genomic window:
- the LOC123524543 gene encoding SOSS complex subunit C-like isoform X1, with protein MAFQPPNTGQERQNRKILEQLEEQKKRLRMQTQPGVPPSAVSSASLPSSPVIPPIAAQQHVTAGFPPMLHPDTQAMSPAQRAALQHANANSVGYFITQDSSFGNLILPVLPRFDGART; from the exons ATGGCTTTTCAACCACCTAATACTGGCCAAG AACGCCAGAACAGGAAGATCCTTGAACAGTTAGAAGAGCAGAAGAAAAGATTAAGGATGCAAACACAACCAGGTGTTCCACCATCAGCTGTCAG CAGTGCTAGTTTACCAAGCAGTCCAGTGATACCACCAATAGCAGCACAACAGCATGTTACTGCCGGTTTTCCCCCTATG CTGCACCCTGACACACAAGCCATGAGCCCTGCACAAAGAGCAGCTTTACAA CATGCCAATGCGAATTCAGTAGGATATTTCATCACTCAAGATTCATCATTTGGAAATCTCATCTTGCCAGTTTTACCAAGATTTGATGGAGCAAGGACATAG
- the LOC123524543 gene encoding SOSS complex subunit C-like isoform X2, translated as MAFQPPNTGQERQNRKILEQLEEQKKRLRMQTQPGVPPSAVSASLPSSPVIPPIAAQQHVTAGFPPMLHPDTQAMSPAQRAALQHANANSVGYFITQDSSFGNLILPVLPRFDGART; from the exons ATGGCTTTTCAACCACCTAATACTGGCCAAG AACGCCAGAACAGGAAGATCCTTGAACAGTTAGAAGAGCAGAAGAAAAGATTAAGGATGCAAACACAACCAGGTGTTCCACCATCAGCTGTCAG TGCTAGTTTACCAAGCAGTCCAGTGATACCACCAATAGCAGCACAACAGCATGTTACTGCCGGTTTTCCCCCTATG CTGCACCCTGACACACAAGCCATGAGCCCTGCACAAAGAGCAGCTTTACAA CATGCCAATGCGAATTCAGTAGGATATTTCATCACTCAAGATTCATCATTTGGAAATCTCATCTTGCCAGTTTTACCAAGATTTGATGGAGCAAGGACATAG